A single Aspergillus chevalieri M1 DNA, chromosome 3, nearly complete sequence DNA region contains:
- a CDS encoding uncharacterized protein (COG:S;~EggNog:ENOG410PI76;~InterPro:IPR037291,IPR011935,IPR025554;~PFAM:PF13600,PF13598) encodes MADIATSEIQVYNLPTKTVNLTPTGATVVREITTKIQPGLNEITILGLDPKVDVDSIRIEGSGPATITDIQTEVVPRQLLFEDVYGEESDDDDSSDSEDPKLKSLRDERTSAEERLDKARNNENMAVRVLGLMDSYGNRMQPQHTESDKLQNFLECYVERYVTESERHRKAKAQVSKEEKEIGSLSDKILKLELQLQRRRDKTQREREQGKSQEMRKRQEQRRFWTYSVGQVVVHLDSQSSFTPGSSRRSSFSVVEQAADIPADSSEREVTLRLSYVVPGAKWFSRYEMSINTPSSTARVTYGAEFQNQSSETWSDTRVTLSTSQTAFSGLHETIPSLQVWHVKLINQDDSNEQPSWEKIVRSVSEGGQSTVDRRTAKEDYQTQLILLEQQNKRRLLMARQEQDALAREAPQAPQAPQAPPPPPQTGGLFGARREPGTSLFGTAAPRSFGENVPNPFASGGTGSLFGGTASQVAPERQANQFVSQMQQQSAPMAMMQQAAPVAASAPPPPQRLAANSYENNDDNDTNENNEENYDDGIPEPPNLEYQDSTRQEYGLTTTYDLPGRRTLIPSSVNRRHALAKLDLKSITLQHVIVPKHRSAAFFRARIRNTSSIQILRGKVGMTVDNAFLGTTTMPNCAPNDFFDISLGVDPSILVTYAKPTVRRETSGSFFGKEDTAIFRRSCWVKNTKTTPANIIVLDQVPMSNDEKLQMAISEPKGLAREGDKVAIAVEESKGKGDVFLGKDGEVKWVMQLEPGKDVRLVLEYEMKAPRGNDVSVS; translated from the exons ATGGCAGACATCGCGACTTCTGAGATCCAGGTCTACAACCTCCCCACCAAGACCGTCAACTTGACGCCTACGGGAGCGACCGTGGTCCGGGAGATCACCACCAAGATCCAG CCCGGCCTGAATGAGATTACCATTCTGGGACTCGACCCCAAGGTCGACGTCGACTCCATCCGCATCGAAGGCTCCGGTCCAGCAACCATCACGGACATCCAGACCGAAGTAGTCCCTCGACAGCTGCTTTTCGAGGATGTCTATGGAGAGGAGTCCGATGATGACGATTCTAGCGACAGTGAAGACCCCAAGTTGAAGTCGCTTCGGGATGAGCGGACAAGTGCTGAGGAGAGACTTGACAAAGCTCGCAACAATGAAAACATGGCAGTCCGGGTGCTGGGTCTCATGGATTCTTATGGTAACAGAATGCAGCCTCAGCACACGGAGAGCGACAAGTTGCAGAATTTCCTCGAGTGCTACGTCGAACGATATGTGACAGAGAGTGAAAGGCACCGCAAGGCAAAGGCACAAGTgtcgaaggaggagaaggagatcgGCTCACTCTCGGACAAAATACTGAAACTTGAACTACAACTTCAACGACGTCGTGACAAAACCCAGCGCGAGCGTGAGCAGGGGAAGTCGCAGGAGATGCGCAAGAGACAGGAGCAACGTCGTTTTTGGACGTATTCTGTGGGACAGGTCGTCGTGCACCTTGACAGCCAGTCGTCATTTACGCCCGGATCGAGCCGACGCAGTTCTTTCTCCGTTGTCGAGCAGGCGGCCGACATCCCAGCCGATTCTAGCGAGAGAGAGGTCACCCTGCGTCTGAGCTACGTCGTGCCTGGTGCGAAGTGGTTCTCTCGCTACGAGATGAGCATCAACACCCCTTCTTCAACCGCTCGAGTCACATACGGCGCAGAGTTCCAGAACCAAAGCTCTGAAACCTGGAGTGATACCAGAGTCACTCTGTCGACATCGCAGACTGCGTTCTCTGGGCTTCACGAGACCATTCCCTCTCTGCAGGTCTGGCATGTGAAGCTGATCAATCAGGATGACAGCAACGAACAGCCTTCATGGGAGAAAATCGTTCGCAGCGTGTCTGAGGGAGGACAGTCGACTGTCGACCGTCGTACTGCCAAAGAGGATTATCAGACGCAACTAATTTTATTGGAACAACAGAACAAACGCAGACTTCTAATGGCACGCCAGGAGCAAGATGCGCTGGCGCGAGAGGCACCGCAAGCACCGCAAGCACCGCAAGCacctccaccgccgccgcagaCCGGAGGCCTCTTTGGAGCACGACGGGAACCGGGAACGAGTCTTTTTGGAACGGCAGCACCGCGATCCTTTGGGGAAAATGTGCCGAACCCTTTTGCCTCAGGTGGCACGGGATCTCTCTTTGGAGGAACAGCATCGCAGGTGGCACCGGAGAGACAAGCCAACCAGTTCGTCAGCCAGATGCAGCAACAGTCCGCACCTATGGCAATGATGCAGCAGGCCGCACCCGTGGCAGCATCTGCACCTCCGCCCCCCCAACGACTAGCGGCAAATTCCTACGAGAATAACGATGACAATGACACCAACGAAAACAACGAAGAAAACTACGACGACGGAATCCCCGAGCCCCCCAACCTTGAATACCAAGACTCAACCCGCCAAGAGTACGGCCTGACAACAACCTACGACCTCCCCGGCCGCCGCACCCTAATCCCCTCAAGCGTCAACCGGCGCCACGCCCTCGCCAAACTTGACCTCAAATCCATAACGCTCCAGCACGTCATCGTCCCGAAGCATCGCTCCGCAGCCTTTTTCCGCGCTCGCATCCGCAACACATCATCTATACAGATCCTCCGCGGCAAAGTCGGTATGACCGTCGACAACGCCTTTCTCGGAACAACGACCATGCCCAACTGTGCACCTAACGATTTCTTCGACATTTCCCTCGGCGTGGACCCATCGATCCTGGTCACCTATGCGAAACCCACGGTGCGCCGCGAGACTAGCGGTTCTTTCTTCGGCAAGGAGGACACAGCGATTTTTAGACGCAGCTGCTGGGTGAAGAATACCAAGACCACCCCTGCGAATATCATCGTGCTGGACCAGGTCCCCATGAGCAACGACGAGAAGCTACAAATGGCGATTTCAGAGCCGAAGGGACTGGCTAGGGAAGGTGATAAGGTGGCCATCGCGGTGGAGGAAAGCAAGGGTAAAGGAGACGTGTTTCTGGGCAAGGACGGAGAGGTCAAGTGGGTTATGCAATTGGAGCCCGGGAAGGATGTGAGATTGGTGCTGGAGTATGAGATGAAGGCGCCAAGGGGGAATGATGTTAGCGTGTCGTGA